The proteins below are encoded in one region of Dioscorea cayenensis subsp. rotundata cultivar TDr96_F1 chromosome 18, TDr96_F1_v2_PseudoChromosome.rev07_lg8_w22 25.fasta, whole genome shotgun sequence:
- the LOC120282648 gene encoding 50S ribosomal protein L10, chloroplastic, with amino-acid sequence MEATLCSFSSSSKPHPLSLRPQSLTLTLKSPTLVCKPRRRSLPFVRAAISRTKKEETVDNVKQQLESCYLIAGIRYTGFTVKQFQDLRGTLPDTVKLIVAKNTLVGKAIEGTAWEALKPCMKGMNAWLFVHTEEIPAALKPYREFQKERKLDDNDFTGAVFEGRFYAPDEFKVLETLPSREEIYAKLLGALQGPSISLVSTLQAPARELVLTLKAYVQKLEEQSTPA; translated from the coding sequence ATGGAGGCCACTCTCTgttccttctcctcctcctccaaaccccaccctctctctctccgtccccaatccctaaccctaaccctaaaatcCCCCACCTTAGTCTGCAAACCTCGCCGCCGATCCCTCCCCTTCGTTCGCGCCGCCATTAGCCGGACCAAGAAGGAGGAGACGGTCGATAACGTGAAGCAACAGCTCGAGAGCTGCTACCTCATCGCCGGCATCCGCTACACCGGCTTCACCGTCAAGCAGTTCCAGGACCTCCGTGGCACCCTCCCGGACACCGTGAAGCTCATCGTCGCTAAGAACACCCTCGTCGGCAAAGCCATCGAGGGCACGGCATGGGAGGCATTGAAGCCGTGCATGAAGGGCATGAACGCCTGGCTCTTCGTCCACACCGAGGAGATCCCGGCAGCGCTCAAACCTTACAGGGAATTCCAGAAGGAACGCAAGCTCGACGACAATGACTTCACCGGAGCTGTGTTCGAGGGGCGCTTCTACGCGCCGGATGAGTTCAAGGTGCTCGAGACATTGCCGAGCCGAGAAGAGATCTATGCTAAGTTGCTCGGCGCTTTGCAAGGCCCTTCGATCTCGCTCGTCAGCACGCTCCAAGCGCCCGCGCGTGAGCTGGTGCTCACGCTCAAGGCCTATGTGCAAAAGCTCGAGGAGCAAAGCACCCCTGCTTGA
- the LOC120281945 gene encoding uncharacterized protein LOC120281945 — MTTMSDDGERTCPLCAEEMDLTDQQLKPCKCGYEICVWCWHHIIDMAEKDDSEGRCPACRTPYDKERIVGMAATCERVVAEVNAEKRQKPQKSKPKTSAEARKHLSGVRVIQRNLVYIIGLPSNLSDENLLERKEYFGQYGKVLKVSIARPTSAAQQASNSNTFSVYITYAREDEAIRCIQAVHNFALEGKPLRACFGTTKYCHTWLRNMTCSNPDCLYLHDIGSQEDSFTKDEIISAYTRSRVPQIASSNLQRRSGSVLPPPADDFYIDGTVSSKHMVKGAPANSSSQVKVSLPGNISVAKPTVLPAAASWGTRVSNCRQPAASVACSQSPAKQKADINNAPALISSVVANTRQNSAWHDDVVSASKASEGRNGASSVCRSRPLEQLNPSIDGDSMKSLSDLSSEALDVNSVSVASAWDDDETTIYKAPEEKHMKLHVGRSGPLECLDSTVVRDYGQHGSDLSLEPVLDADYSAETTMNSSSDSLPPASKDVDRGVTAPRSRKFLHNASEGLIGQSSSSTSGSIAAVGGTANSGNGQDASLMLPSINIDNQSNRILHQNSVVAPLSVGIPVSTSLRLQQCQKELVVKNDSLTLLDDASLMVDVNSTRESVCSSPEYKQFAPCTIKQSEGVALSSDDQNHEYSDISSQSPWSYLHQTTCRSSINSWNNEPESLNPIGNGLTKSVPLESDGGFLEREKESILPNGHIHNGVIRSNHRMESDISSLKDKVNCLEISSSSNAIDETSNVDTGESSIISDILALDFDPWGDCSASDSLVSMLRETDKQEGSFKLSNSWKIQNNNESRFSFARHENQLSSSEHSFADHSQKLSSSSCYSYGESFQDGLLLNGLAAPTSFASSNSTISADKVAGGSRAKISAPPGFSVRSKAPPPGFSSHDRFDLVHDMQYSENYLNSISLSNQYQPHFIENTSDVEFYDPAILAVGKGRVPLGVNNSGVGLPLAYPVQTSTSETDPRLQLLLQQPITAQHDLRIPDHFSDRFFLSNDSYMPSRILAHNVSSVSPLAPMSFQQPRNPHVQNQWNGWTDAQAGNGVSIADILRNESFGLHNYFPGNDEHKFHVPSAADLYNRSFGM; from the exons AT GACGACCATGAGTGATGATGGAGAGAGGACGTGCCCCCTCTGTGCGGAGGAGATGGATCTCACTGACCAGCAACTGAAACCTTGCAAATGTGGATATGAG ATATGTGTATGGTGCTGGCATCATATAATAGACATGGCTGAGAAGGATGACTCTGAAGGACGTTGTCCAGCCTGTCGCACACCATATGACAAGGAAAGAATTGTTGGAATGGCTGCCACCTGTGAGAG AGTGGTAGCTGAAGTGAATGCAGAGAAAAGGCAAAAGCCTCAAAAATCAAAGCCAAAAACATCAGCAGAAGCTAGGAAGCATCTTAGTGGTGTTAGAGTGATCCAGCGGAACCTTGTGTACATAATTGGTCTGCCTTCTAATTTATCTGATGAAAAT CTTCTAGAGCGTAAAGAGTACTTTGGACAGTATGGGAAAGTTCTAAAGGTATCAATTGCTCGGCCGACTAGTGCTGCGCAACAAGCTTCTAACAGTAACACATTTAGCGT GTACATTACTTATGCCAGAGAAGATGAAGCCATTAGATGCATTCAAGCTGTGCACAATTTTGCATTGGAGGGTAAACCCCTGAG AGCATGTTTTGGTACTACAAAGTATTGCCATACATGGTTGAGAAATATG ACTTGCAGCAATCCGGATTGTTTGTATTTGCATGATATTGGTAGTCAAGAAGATAGCTTCACTAAAGATGAGATAATTTCAGCATATACAAG gAGTAGAGTGCCTCAGATTGCTTCAAGTAATTTGCAAAGGCGTTCAGGGAGTGTATTGCCTCCACCAGCAGATGATTTTTATATTGATGGAACAGTTTCCAGCAAACATATGGTCAAGGGTGCCCCAGCT AATTCTTCAAGTCAGGTCAAGGTTTCTTTGCCTGGCAATATTTCTGTAGCAAAACCAACAGTTCTTCCAGCAGCTGCTTCATG GGGAACCCGTGTTTCTAATTGTCGGCAGCCTGCTGCAAGTGTGGCATGTTCTCAAAGTCCTGCAAAGCAAAAGGCAGACATAAATAATGCACCGGCCCTTATTTCTTCTGTGGTTGCTAATACAAGACAAAACTCTGCATGGCATGATGATGTGGTCTCTGCATCAAAAGCTTCTGAAGGAAGGAATGGAGCGTCTTCTGTTTGTAGATCCAGGCCTCTAGAACAGTTAAATCCATCTATTGACGGTGACTCCATGAAAAGTCTATCAGATCTGTCATCAGAAGCTCTTGATGTGAATAGTGTTTCTGTAGCTTCTGCTTGGGATGATGATGAAACTACAATATATAAGGCACCTGAAGAGAAGCATATGAAGCTTCATGTTGGCAGGTCGGGACCCTTAGAGTGTTTGGATTCTACTGTGGTCAGGGACTATGGACAACATGGATCAGATCTGTCATTGGAACCTGTATTGGATGCAGATTATAGTGCTGAAACTACCATGAATAGCTCGTCTGACTCTCTACCTCCTGCTTCTAAAGATGTTGATAGAGGTGTGACTGCCCCGAGAAGCAGAAAATTTTTACACAATGCATCTGAAGGTCTCATCGGGCAGTCTAGCAGCTCAACTAGTGGGAGCATAGCTGCCGTTGGGGGTACTGCTAACAGTGGAAATGGACAGGATGCAAGCTTGATGTTGCCTTCAATAAACATTGATAATCAATCAAACAGGATTTTGCATCAAAATTCAGTTGTGGCTCCCCTTTCAGTTGGTATACCTGTCAGCACTAGTTTAAGATTGCAACAATGTCAGAAGGAACTGGTGGTCAAAAATGATTCTTTAACATTGTTAGATGATGCTTCTTTAATGGTTGATGTGAATAGTACTAGAGAGTCAGTTTGTAGCAGCCCAGAATATAAACAATTTGCACCTTGTACAATAAAGCAATCAGAAGGTGTTGCATTGAGCTCAGATGATCAAAACCATGAATATTCAGATATTTCCAGTCAATCCCCATGGTCTTATTTGCACCAAACTACATGTAGATCAAGTATTAATTCATGGAACAATGAGCCTGAAAGTTTAAATCCCATTGGTAATGGTTTGACAAAATCTGTTCCTCTAGAATCAGATGGGGGCTTCCTGGAAAGAGAAAAGGAGTCCATATTGCCCAATGGGCATATTCATAATGGAGTAATCCGGTCAAATCACAGAATGGAGTCTGATATTAGTAGCCTTAAAGATAAAGTTAATTGTTTGGAgatatcttcttcttcaaatgctATAGATGAAACTTCAAATGTGGATACAGGGGAAAGCAGCATAATCTCAGATATACTGGCTTTAGACTTTGACCCATGGGGTGACTGTTCTGCATCTGATAGTTTGGTTAGCATGCTTCGTGAAACTGATAAACAAGAAGGGTCTTTTAAACTATCAAATTCATGGAAAATACAGAATAATAATGAATCCAGGTTTTCATTTGCCAGGCATGAAAATCAATTAAGTAGTTCAGAACATTCTTTTGCTGACCACTCTCAGAaactctcctcttcatcatgtTATTCATATGGAGAAAGTTTTCAGGATGGTTTGCTATTGAATGGCTTGGCAGCACCCACCTCTTTTGCCAGCAGCAACTCAACTATTTCAGCTGACAAGGTTGCCG GTGGTTCGAGGGCCAAAATATCAGCTCCACCTGGATTCTCAGTTCGAAGCAAGGCACCTCCCCCTGGTTTTTCTTCTCATGATAGATTTGATTTGGTGCATGACATGCAATattcag AAAACTACCTGAATAGCATCTCTCTTTCAAACCAATATCAGCcacattttattgaaaataccTCAGATGTGGAATTTTATGATCCTGCAATTTTGGCAGTGGGCAAAGGCCGTGTACCCCTTGGAGTAAACAATTCAGGAGTGGGCTTGCCACTTGCCTATCCTGTTCAAACAAGCACTTCTGAAACTGACCCCAGACTTCAGTTGTTGTTGCAACAACCCATAACTGCTCAACATGATTTAAGAATTCCGGATCATTTCTCTGATAGGTTCTTTCTTTCAAATGATTCTTATATGCCTTCTAGGATCTTAGCTCATAACGTTAGCAGCGTCTCCCCTTTGGCTCCAATGTCATTTCAGCAGCCCAGGAACCCACATGTACAAAACCAATGGAATGGTTGGACTGATGCACAGGCTGGGAATGGTGTTAGCATCGCAGATATATTGAGGAATGAGAGTTTCGGACTCCATAACTATTTTCCTGGCAACGACGAGCACAAGTTTCATGTTCCTAGCGCAGCTGATCTATACAACAGATCATTTGGAATGTGA
- the LOC120282939 gene encoding uncharacterized protein LOC120282939: MVKSKKVWPETPSVMRLKLNLLIDQLEQLPGELLQSCENSNFMVQIKWKGSRKIAGFLLKRSVRNCSSKQQIQASGVVCWNETFDHICKLRKADDTQSYKSWTINLEIQEFSCSNSRNTARILGRGTVDVVEFLNQENERSIRIPINCGNRGHAILTIKLHFVELNAIGSTQLTLSRVLSLGPLSHTRHTTNYQGKLSDCQLDSSASNKGAGFQKSNDKIKRSHSLLRLLSLRPKLSFKNFTRDCENSKLSDMPDNKQTEEIGSWEERRVVSRDGKFELITEIFFASIDQRDEKAAGGNACTVLAAVIADWLHKNPKNMPHRRQFDSLVHEGSSEWRKLCAVTDKNNEFSDQHFDLETVIEAKIRNLSVMTDMSYIGFFSSEDMIERFGFLEGAMTFDNVWNELLHADNAGEGRVYITGWNDHFFVLKVEKDAIYMIDTLGERLFEGCKQAYIMKFHEGSMICKRETEDGCQTEKIENDSEEQEKDYHCKGMGCCREYIKEFLAGLPLRELLEHDLQRGLVEKALHQRLQIEFHYTVPL; the protein is encoded by the exons ATGGTGAAATCGAAAAAGGTGTGGCCTGAAACTCCTTCAGTAATGAGATTGAAGCTAAACTTATTGATTGATCAACTTGAGCAGCTGCCTGGAGAATTACTGCAAAGTTGTGAGAATAGTAACTTCATGGTGCAGATAAAATGGAAAGGGAGCAGAAAAATAGCTGGTTTTCTGCTGAAAAGATCGGTGAGAAATTGCTCGTCGAAACAACAGATACAAGCTAGTGGTGTTGTTTGCTGGAATGAAACATTTGATCACATCTGCAAACTTCGGAAGGCCGATGACACTCAGAGTTACAAAAGTTGGACCATCAATTTGGAAattcag GAATTTAGTTGTAGTAATTCAAGAAATACGGCGAGGATTCTTGGGAGAGGAACTGTGGATGTTGTTGAATTtctcaatcaagaaaatgaaagaagtATTAGAATTCCGATCAACTGCGGCAACAGAGGTCATGCTATATTAACA ATTAAGTTGCACTTTGTCGAGCTCAATGCAATAGGAAGCACACAATTAACATTGTCGAGAGTGCTAAGTTTAGGTCCTTTATCACACACAAGGCATACAACTAATTATCAGGGGAAACTTTCAGATTGCCAATTAGATTCATCGGCAAGTAACAAAGGAGCTGGTTTTCAGAAATCAAATGATAAGATCAAAAGGTCACATTCTCTACTCAGATTACTTTCACTAAGGCCAAAATTGAGCTTCAAAAATTTTACACGAGATTGTGAGAATTCAAAACTGTCAGACATGCCAGACAATAAACAAACTGAAGAGATTGGAAGCTGGGAAGAAAGGAGAGTGGTAAGTAGAGATGGAAAGTTCGAGCTCATTACCGAAATATTTTTCGCATCGATTGATCAGCGTGATGAGAAAGCAGCAGGTGGAAATGCTTGCACAGTTCTTGCTGCTGTCATAGCAGACTGGCTACATAAGAACCCGAAGAATATGCCACATCGTCGGCAGTTTGACAGCTTAGTGCATGAAGGATCATCAGAATGGCGAAAACTTTGTGCAGTCACAGATAAAAACAACGAGTTCTCTGACCAGCATTTTGATCTGGAGACTGTGATAGAagcaaaaataagaaatttgtcTGTGATGACAGACATGTCCTACATTGGATTTTTTAGCTCAGAAGACATGATTGAAAGATTTGGCTTCTTAGAAGGAGCAATGACATTTGATAATGTATGGAATGAGCTTTTGCATGCTGATAATGCAGGTGAAGGAAGAGTATATATTACTGGTTGGAATGACCATTTTTTTGTACTGAAAGTGGAAAAGGATGCAATTTACATGATTGATACACTTGGGGAGAGATTATTTGAAGGTTGTAAACAAGCATATATCATGAAGTTTCATGAAGGGAGTATGATATGTAAGAGAGAAACAGAAGATGGTTGTCAGACAGAGAAGATTGAGAATGATAGTGAAGAACAGGAGAAGGATTACCATTGTAAAGGGATGGGATGCTGTAGGGAGTATATCAAGGAATTTCTTGCAGGTCTTCCACTGAGAGAATTATTGGAACATGATTTACAAAGAGGATTGGTTGAGAAAGCATTGCATCAAAGACTGCAAATAGAATTCCATTATACAGTTCCCTTGTGA
- the LOC120282688 gene encoding DNA topoisomerase 6 subunit A3 has product MSEKKRRRPEPGTSKRSRSSSSSHAHELKNQLKPDTEILSSLHRLRAATQSSSDQTLTLSDLNLSSPCREVSDLDSSSVRLAIERAALSAARSILSGNGFSFSIPSRSSSNQLYLPELDRIVLKDKTSSRPFASLSTVRKATITARVLSLVHAILLNGIHVTKRDLFYTDVKLFGDQTQSDAVLDDVSCMLGCTRSSLHVVASEKGVVVGRLVFSDDGDRIDCTRMGIGGKAIPPNIDRVSDLESDALFILLVEKDAAFMRLAEDRFYNRFPCIIVTAKGQPDVATRLFLKKMKTELKLPVLALVDSDPYGLKILSVYMCGSKNMSYDSSNLTTPDIKWLGIRPSDLDKYRVPEQCRLPMTDQDVKVGKDLLEEDFVKRNEGWVRELEMMVRTRQKAEIQALSSFGFQYLTEVYLPLKIQQQDWL; this is encoded by the coding sequence ATGTCGGAGAAGAAGCGCCGCCGCCCGGAGCCCGGCACGTCCAAGCGGTCCCGTTCATCGTCCTCCTCGCATGCGCACGAGCTCAAGAACCAGCTCAAGCCCGATACTGAGATCCTCTCCTCTCTCCACCGCCTCCGCGCCGCCACCCAATCCTCTTCCgatcaaaccctaaccctctCCGATCTCAACCTCTCCTCCCCTTGCCGTGAAGTCTCCGATCTCGACTCCTCTTCCGTCCGCCTCGCCATCGAGCGCGCTGCTCTCTCCGCTGCCCGCTCCATCCTCTCCGGCAATGGATTCTCCTTCTCCATCCCCTCCCGTTCCTCCTCCAACCAGCTCTACCTCCCCGAGCTCGACCGTATTGTCCTCAAGGACAAGACCTCGTCGCGCCCCTTCGCCAGCCTCTCCACTGTCCGCAAGGCCACCATCACGGCCCGTGTCCTCTCCCTCGTCCACGCCATCCTCCTCAACGGAATCCATGTCACTAAGCGTGATCTCTTCTACACTGACGTCAAGCTCTTCGGCGACCAAACCCAGTCCGACGCCGTACTCGACGACGTTTCGTGCATGCTTGGCTGTACCCGATCCTCCCTCCACGTTGTCGCCTCCGAGAAGGGCGTCGTCGTCGGCCGTCTCGTCTTCTCCGATGACGGCGACCGCATTGACTGCACCCGCATGGGAATTGGCGGTAAGGCCATTCCTCCCAACATCGATCGCGTTTCTGACCTTGAGAGTGACGCCCTCTTCATTCTCCTTGTGGAGAAAGACGCCGCCTTTATGCGTCTCGCTGAGGATCGCTTCTATAACCGCTTCCCTTGCATCATCGTCACAGCCAAAGGCCAGCCGGATGTCGCCACCAGGCTCtttttgaagaagatgaagaccGAGCTCAAGCTTCCGGTGCTCGCATTGGTTGACAGTGATCCCTATGGATTGAAGATCTTGTCTGTTTATATGTGTGGATCTAAGAACATGTCCTATGATAGCTCTAACCTCACAACTCCGGATATCAAGTGGCTCGGAATCCGGCCAAGTGATCTAGATAAGTACCGCGTGCCGGAGCAATGCAGATTGCCTATGACTGATCAGGATGTGAAGGTTGGGAAGGATCTCTTGGAGGAGGATTTCGTGAAGAGGAATGAGGGGTGGGTGAGGgagctggagatgatggtgAGGACGAGACAGAAGGCTGAGATTCAGGCTCTCAGTTCCTTCGGATTCCAGTATCTCACTGAGGTTTATCTGCCTCTCAAGATACAGCAGCAGGATTGGTTGTGA
- the LOC120282647 gene encoding enoyl-[acyl-carrier-protein] reductase, mitochondrial — protein MASLRATLRGLGVSRRAVFLRGITSNTCRAFSTGLSPPSKGFVYEQHGPPDQVLRMVELPPVPVKENDVCVKMLAAPINPSDINRIEGVYPIRPQVPAVGGSEGVGEVHAVGSAVTSLSVGDRVIPCPTTFGTWQTYVVKEEDVWHKVSKNVPIEYAATVTVNPMTALRMMEDFVELNPGDAIVQNGSSSMVGQCIVQLARIRGVQSINLIRERPGSEELKEKLKKLGANEVFTENQLEIKNVKSLLNNIQEPALGFNCVGGNAASLVLKFLRQGGTMVTYGGMAKKPITVSTSSFIFKDLSLRGFWLQKWMNTEKAQDCRAMANQLLSFVEQGELKYEMELVPFIEFDTALNNALGKSGSRPKQVLTF, from the exons ATGGCGTCTCTACGGGCAACGCTGCGAGGTCTCGGCGTCTCTCGGCGCGCCGTGTTTCTCAGGGGCATAACGTCGAACACCTGCCGTGCATTCTCCACTGGCTTATCCCCTCCTTCCAAGGGCTTCGTTTACGAGCAGCATGGGCCCCCGGATCAAGTCCTCAG GATGGTTGAACTCCCGCCTGTCCCAGTGAAAGAGAATGATGTGTGTGTTAAAATGCTTGCTGCTCCTATCAATCCCTCTGATATCAATCGGATTGAAG GTGTTTACCCTATAAGACCTCAAGTCCCAGCAGTTGGAGGTAGTGAGGGTGTGGGGGAGGTGCATGCTGTGGGCTCTGCAGTAACATCTCTCTCCGTGGGGGATCGGGTCATACCTTGTCCTACAACTTTCG GGACATGGCAAACTTATGTTGTAAAAGAGGAGGACGTCTGGCACAAAGTTAGTAAGAATGTTCCTATTGAATATGCTGCAACAGTAACTGTAAATCCTATGACGGCTTTGCGAATGATGGAAGACTTTGTTGAACTGAACCCTG GTGATGCCATTGTGCAAAATGGCTCTTCTAGTATGGTTGGACAGTGCATTGTTCAACTTGCCAGAATTCGTGGTGTTCAGAGCATAAACTTGATTCGAGAAAG ACCTGGGTCAGAagagttaaaagaaaaactgaaGAAACTTGGTGCAAATGAAGTTTTCACAGAAAACCAATTGGAAATAAAGAATGTCAAGAGTCTtctg AACAATATACAAGAACCTGCTCTTGGATTCAATTGTGTTGGAGGAAATGCTGCTTCTTTGGTCCTCAAGTTCTTGAG GCAGGGTGGCACAATGGTAACCTATGGTGGTATGGCAAAGAAACCTATCACAGTCTCCACATCATCGTTCATATTCAAG GACCTCTCCCTGCGGGGATTCTGGCTACAAAAATGGATGAACACAGAGAAAGCACAAGATTGCAGAGCTATGGCCAATCAACTCCTCAGCTTTGTCGAACAAGGAGAATTAAAATACGA GATGGAGCTAGTTCCGTTCATCGAATTCGACACAGCACTGAACAATGCACTGGGCAAATCAGGAAGTCGTCCAAAACAGGTCCTCACATTCTAG
- the LOC120282614 gene encoding zinc finger CCCH domain-containing protein 11 yields MPPKQQPSKAELAKKQKIVEDKTFGLKNKNKSKNVQKYVQNLQQAVQPKPDASKTAAKKKKEEEKAREKELNDLFKVAVSQPKVPVGVDPKSILCEFFKAGQCVKGFKCKFSHDLNVQRKGEKIDLYSDQRDQEKEGTMEDWDQETLEKVVESKKKEYNQNKPTEIVCKYFLEAVEKKQYGWFWVCPNGGKDCHYRHALPPGYVLKSQMKALLAEESEKMPIEEEIEKERAKVATTTPMTPDLFMQWKKKKMDEREAGLAAMRAERAKNDRMSGRELFMSNASLFVDDAEAYDNYEREESDATEETEKNKDDQEEPSSSNHAGGVAEEDIPDDDDDDDDDDDELDIDELNELEASLSRTSIQIHEP; encoded by the exons ATGCCGCCAAAGCAGCAGCCTTCCAAAGCCGAGCTTGCGAAGAAGCAGAAGATCGTCGAGGACAAGACCTTCGGGcttaagaacaagaacaagagcaagAATGTCCAGAAGTACGTGCAGAACCTCCAGCAAGCGGTGCAGCCCAAGCCTGATGCTTCCAAGACCGCCGCCAAG aagaagaaggaggaggagaaggccAGAGAAAAGGAGCTGAATGATCTGTTCAAGGTCGCCGTCAGCCAGCCCAAAGTGCCTGTTG GGGTTGATCCGAAGTCGATACTGTGTGAATTCTTTAAGGCCGGGCAGTGTGTAAAAGGGTTCAAGTGCAAGTTTTCTCATGATTTGAATGTGCAGAGGAAGGGGGAGAAGATTGACTTGTATAGCGATCAGCGTGATCAAGAAAAGGAAG GGACGATGGAGGATTGGGATCAAGAGACACTGGAGAAGGTCGTGGAGTCAAAGAAAAAGGAGTACAACCAAAACAAACCGACTGAGATT GTTTGCAAGTACTTCTTGGAAGCGGTTGAAAAGAAGCAATATGGATGGTTTTGGGTTTGCCCAAATGGTGGGAAGGACTGCCACTACAGGCATGCTTTACCCCCTGGATATGTGTTAAAGTCTCAAATGAAGGCTTTATTGGCAGAAGAGTCAGAGAAGATGCCTATTGAGGAGGAGATTGAAAAGGAG CGTGCAAAAGTTGCAACTACCACTCCTATGACGCCGGATTTATTTAtgcaatggaagaagaaaaaaatggacgAAAGAGAAGCTGGTCTGGCTGCAATGCGGGCAGAGAGGGCAAAGAATGATCGGATGAG TGGTCGTGAGCTGTTCATGTCAAATGCCAGCCTATTTGtggatgatgccgaggcttatGACAATTACGAAAGAGAAGAATCAGATGCCACTGAAGAGACG GAAAAGAACAAAGATGACCAAGAAGAGCCTAGTTCATCCAACCATGCAGGCGGAGTTGCCGAGGAAGACATtcctgatgatgatgatgatgatgatgacgacgaTGATGAATTGGACATTGATGAGTTAAATGAGCTGGAAGCAAGCCTTTCTAGAACATCTATTCAAATCCACGAGCCTTGA